The Streptomyces sp. NBC_00597 DNA segment CCTCGCGCGCCGAACTGCGGGCCACGGTCACCCAGGCCCTCGCCGACCCGACCTGGCGACTGGCCCCGCGCCGGCTCCGCTCGGCCGAGATGGGCGCCGCGCCCACGCTCACCGCGCGCGAGATCCAGGTCCTGGAGGGCATGAGTCACGGCCGGTCCAACGCGGAGATCGGGCGCGAGCTCTTCCTCTCCGAGGACACGGTCAAGACACACGCCCGCCGACTGTTCAAGAAGCTGGGCGCCTCGGACCGGGCGCACGCCGTGGCGCTCGGATTCCGCTGGGGCTTGGTCCGCTGACCGTGAGCCCGCAGGCCGGAGGCTGAGAGCGGTCCCGTCCGCCACCGGCGGGCGGGGCGCCGTGCCGAGGCCGGCGGCCCGTCGGCCACGGCCCGTTCCCTGCCGATCCGGCCCGTCCGTTCCCGTCCCGCCGTACCCGGTGCGTACCCGGGGACGGGCGGGGCACAATCGGGGGACGTGTCGCTTCGCGCGCGATGCCGCATGCTTGAGGTGTGGCGCATTTTCTGGGATGGGGCCTCGGGGAGTATTCGGTCGAGCGGGAGGGGAGGGCGCAGTGACGAGCTCAGGCGCACCCGCTCATAACGCTTCGACGCACAACACGGGCCGTGGTGCCGCGAATGCCCCGGCGCCAAGGCACCATGGATTGATGCGCGACGACGAGGCCCCGGGGGCACCCGCGGCCACAGGTTCCACCGGCGCCGCCAAGAGCGGCAGCGCCGGGGCCGTCAGCGCGCTCGTACGCCGTGCGGTGGAGGGCGACGAGCAGGCCACGCACGACCTGCTCGCCTTCGTGCACCCGCTGGCCATCCGCTACTGCCGTGCCCGGCTCTCGCGGCTTCCGGGCGACGCCCGCCACTTCGTGGAGGACCTCGCACAGGAGGTCTGCGTGGCCGTGCTGATGGCGCTGCCGCGGTACCGGGACACCGGCCGGCCCTTCGAAGCCTTCGTCTTCGCCATCGCCGCGCACAAGGTCGCCGACCTCCAGCGGGCCGCCATGCGGCACCCGGGGAGTACGGCCGTGCCCTCGGACGAGATGCCCGAGCGGCCGGACGACTCGCTGGGCCCGGAGGAGCGGGCGCTGCTGAGCAGTGACGCCGCCTGGGCCAAGAAGCTGCTGGCCAACCTTCCGGAGAACCAGCGCGAGCTCCTCGTACTGCGGGTGGCGGTCGGGCTGACCGCCGAGGAGACCGGGCAGATGCTCGGGATGTCCCCCGGCGCGGTGCGGGTGGCACAGCACCGTGCGCTCAGCCGGCTGCGGGCGCTCGCCGAGCAGTAGCCGGGAGCAGTGACCCGGAGACGATCGGGGCGGACGTGCATGTTCCGCCGAGATCCCGCTGCCTATCAATAGTAGGAAGCCACGAAACTTGGGCTTGATTGAGCTCGTGGAATGAGACGCGCCGCGATCCCGTTAGCATGGAGACCCGCGCTGAGCAAGACCATTTGGGAAGGTGTCATGACCGCCGACGGAGTGCCCGACAAATTCGCCACGCTCGGACTGACCTACGACGACGTGCTGCTGCTGCCGGGCGCGTCCGATATGGCGCCGGACGAGATCGACACCTCCTCCCTCATCTCGCGGAACGTGCGCGTGAACGTTCCGCTGCTCTCCGCCGCGATGGACAAGGTCACCGAGGCCCGCATGGCCATCGCGATGGCCCGCCAGGGCGGCGTCGGCGTCCTGCACCGCAACCTGTCGATCGCCGACCAGGCCAACCAGGTCGACCTGGTCAAGCGCTCCGAGTCCGGCATGGTCACCGACCCGATCACGGTGCACCCCGACGCGACGCTGCGCGAAGCCGACGAGCTCTGCGCGAAGTTCCGCATCTCCGGGGTCCCGGTCACCGACCCCGCCGGCAAGCTGCTGGGCATCGTCACCAACCGCGACATGGCCTTCGAGTCGGACCGCAGCCGCCAGGTGCGCGAGGTCATGACCCCGATGCCGCTGGTCACGGGCAAGGTCGGCATCTCCGGCGTGGACGCCATGGAGCTGCTGCGCCGCCACAAGATCGAGAAGCTTCCGCTGGTCGACGAGGCGGGCATCCTCAAGGGCCTCATCACGGTCAAGGACTTCGTCAAGGCCGAGAAGTACCCGAACGCCGCCAAGGACAAGGGTGGCCGCCTCCTGGTCGGCGCCGCGGTCGGCGTCGCCGGTGACGCGTACGACCGCGCCCAGGCCCTGATCGAGGCGGGCGCCGACTTCATCGTCGTCGACAC contains these protein-coding regions:
- a CDS encoding sigma-70 family RNA polymerase sigma factor — translated: MRDDEAPGAPAATGSTGAAKSGSAGAVSALVRRAVEGDEQATHDLLAFVHPLAIRYCRARLSRLPGDARHFVEDLAQEVCVAVLMALPRYRDTGRPFEAFVFAIAAHKVADLQRAAMRHPGSTAVPSDEMPERPDDSLGPEERALLSSDAAWAKKLLANLPENQRELLVLRVAVGLTAEETGQMLGMSPGAVRVAQHRALSRLRALAEQ
- the guaB gene encoding IMP dehydrogenase, encoding MTADGVPDKFATLGLTYDDVLLLPGASDMAPDEIDTSSLISRNVRVNVPLLSAAMDKVTEARMAIAMARQGGVGVLHRNLSIADQANQVDLVKRSESGMVTDPITVHPDATLREADELCAKFRISGVPVTDPAGKLLGIVTNRDMAFESDRSRQVREVMTPMPLVTGKVGISGVDAMELLRRHKIEKLPLVDEAGILKGLITVKDFVKAEKYPNAAKDKGGRLLVGAAVGVAGDAYDRAQALIEAGADFIVVDTAHGHSRLVGDMVAKIKSNASVDVIGGNVATRDGAQALIDAGCDGIKVGVGPGSICTTRVVAGIGVPQVTAIYEASLAAKAAGVPVIGDGGLQYSGDIAKALVAGADTVMLGSLLAGCEESPGELLFINGKQFKSYRGMGSLGAMQSRGDQRSFSKDRYFQEGVGGDDKLIPEGIEGQVPYRGPLSAVVHQLVGGLRQSMFYVGGRTVPELQDRGRFVRITSAGLKESHPHDIQMTVEAPNYSRKG